In Neofelis nebulosa isolate mNeoNeb1 chromosome 10, mNeoNeb1.pri, whole genome shotgun sequence, one DNA window encodes the following:
- the BRMS1 gene encoding breast cancer metastasis-suppressor 1 isoform X1: MPVQPPGKDTEEMEAEGDSAAEMNGEEEESEEERSGSQTESEEESSEMDDEDYERRRGECVNEMLDLEKQFSELKEKLFRERLSQLRVRLEEVGAERAPEYTEPLGGLQRSLKIRIQVAGIYKGFCLDVIRNKYECELQGAKQHLESEKLLLYDTLQGELQERIQRLEEDRQSLDISSEWWDDRLHAGSSAKTWDSLPPSKRKKAPLVSGPYIVYMLQEIDILEDWTAIKKARAAVSPQKRKADGP; encoded by the exons ATGCCCGTGCAGCCTCCAGGCAAAGACACGGAAGAGATGGAAGCAGAGGGTGATTCAGCCGCTGAGAtgaatggggaggaggaagagagcgaGGAGGAACGGAGTGGCAGCCAGACTGAGTCAGAGGAGGAGAGCTCAG AGATGGACGACGAGGACTACGAGCGGCGTCGCGGCGAGTGCGTCAACGAGATGCTGGACCTGGAGAAGCAGTTCTCAGAGCTAAAGGAGAA GTTGTTCAGGGAACGGCTGAGTCAGCTGAGGGTGCGGCTGGAGGAAGTGGGGGCTGAGAGAGCGCCTGAATACACAGAGCCTCTGGGGGGGCTGCAGCGGAGCCTCAAGATCCGCATTCAGGTGGCAG GGATCTACAAGGGCTTCTGCCTGGATGTGATCCGGAATAAGTACGAGTGTGAGCTGCAGGGAGCCAAGCAGCACCTGGAG AGTGAGAAGCTGCTGCTCTACGACACCCTGCAGGGGGAGCTGCAGGAGCGGatccagaggctggaagaggaCCGCCAGAGCCTGGACATCAGCTCTG AGTGGTGGGATGACAGACTCCATGCCGGAAGCAGCGCAaagacttgggattctctgccgcCCAGCAAGAGGAAGAAGGCGCCTCTCGTTTCTG GTCCTTACATCGTGTACATGCTGCAGGAGATTGACATCCTGGAGGACTGGACGGCTATCAAAAAG GCTAGGGCGGCTGTGTCCCCTCAGAAGAGAAAAGCAGATG GACCTTGA
- the RIN1 gene encoding ras and Rab interactor 1 has protein sequence METPGEPEAGPLGAPSLSNFAPGHLEREKPAQDPLYDVPGASGGPAGGPQRPGRTVSLRERLLRTRPVWLQLRANAAAALHVLRTEPPGTFLVRKSNTRGCQALCVRLPEASGPSFVSSHYIQESPGGVSLEGSELTFPDLVQLICAYCHTRDILLLPLQLPRAICQAATHKELEAISHLGIEFWSSSLNTKAQPGLSEGPLLPRLKPRSPQELDQGTGAALCFFNPLFPGDLGPTKREKFKRSFKVRVSTETSSPLSPPAMPPPPVPVLPGAAPNQTERLPPHQLLRRESSVGYRVPGSASPSLPPLPSLQEVDCGSPSSSEEEGAPGSRGSPATSPRLGRRRRRPLLRSMSSAFCSLLAPERQVGRAATALVEDRHTAVGQLVQDLLTQVRAGPEPRELQGVREALSRARAMLSAELSPEKLLPPERLEHLLEKSLHRSVLKPLRPILAARLRRRLSADGSLGRLAEGLRLARSQGPGAFGFPLSLPSPGEMEQVRQKLLQLLRAYSPSAQVKRLLQACKLLYTALRTQAGEGAGADAFLPLLSLVLAQCDLPELLLEAEYMSELLEPTLLTGEGGYYLTSLSASLALLSGLDQAHMLPLSPSQELQRSLNLWEQRRLPATHSFQHLLRVAYQDPSSGCTSKTLAVPPGASVATLNQLCATKFRVTQPDTFGLFLYREQGYHRLSPGALVHRLPTTGYLVYRKAEWPDTHGAAPGAATERDSGELEAGGREEEEGGRGDGIIEVKAGPGDSRGESETTGERVQGSVGQARGGPAPPGGPEAEGSRAAEE, from the exons ATGGAAACCCCTGGGGAGCCAGAAGCAGGCCCTCTCGGAGCCCCCAGCCTGTCCAACTTCGCACCTGGGCACCTGGAGAGAGAAAA GCCAGCCCAGGACCCGCTCTACGACGTGCCTGGGGCCAGCGGGGGGCCGGCGGGCGGGCCCCAGCGGCCCGGGCGCACCGTGAGCCTGCGGGAGCGCTTGTTGCGCACACGGCCCGTGTGGCTGCAGCTCCGGGCCAACGCGGCGGCTGCACTGCACGTGCTGAGGACTGAGCCCCCGGGG ACGTTCCTGGTGCGGAAATCTAACACTCGTGGCTGCCAGGCCCTGTGCGTGAGGCTGCCTGAGGCCAGCGGCCCTTCGTTTGTCTCTAGCCACTACATCCAGGAGAGCCCTGGGG GCGTCTCCTTGGAGGGCTCAGAGCTCACGTTCCCAGACCTGGTCCAGCTCATCTGTGCCTACTGCCATACCCG ggaCATCCTTCTCCTCCCACTCCAGCTCCCCAGAGCCATCTGCCAGGCAGCCACCCACAAGGAACTGGAAGCCATCTCCCATCTGGGCATCG AGTTCTGGAGCTCCTCCCTCAATACCAAGGCTCAGCCGGGCCTGTCTGAAGGCCCGCTGCTGCCCCGGCTGAAGCCCCGGTCCCCGCAAGAGCTGGACCAGGGCACAGGAGCCGCCCTGTGCTTCTTCAATCCCCTGTTCCCAGGGGACCTGGGCCCCACCAAGCGGGAGAAATTCAAGAGGAGCTTCAAAGTACGCGTGTCCACGGAGACCTCCAGCCCTCTGTCTCCACCTGCCATGCCACCTCCCCCGGTCCCCGTGCTGCCGGGGGCAGCCCCCAACCAGACAGAAAGGTTACCCCCTCACCAGCTTCTGCGGAGGGAGAGCTCTGTGGGGTACCGTGTGCCAGGGAGTGccagccccagcctcccacccctgccctccctccaggaGGTAGACTGTGGCTCCCCCAGCAGCTCAGAAGAAGAGGGGGCGCCAGGGTCCCGGGGAAGCCCAGCCACCTCACCCCGCctgggccgccgccgccggcggCCGCTGCTCCGGTCCATGAGCTCTGCCTTCTGCTCCCTGCTGGCCCCGGAGCGGCAGGTGGGCCGGGCAGCCACGGCGCTGGTGGAGGACCGACACACGGCCGTCGGCCAGCTGGTGCAGGACCTGCTGACCCAGGTGCGGGCCGGCCCCGAGCCCCGGGAGCTGCAGGGTGTCCGAGAGGCACTGAGCCGGGCTCGGGCCATGCTGAGCGCGGAGCTGAGCCCTGAGAAGCTGCTGCCGCCTGAGAGACTGG AACACCTCTTGGAGAAGTCTCTGCATCGCTCCGTGCTCAAGCCTCTCAGGCCCATCCTGGCGGCCCGCCTGCGGCGCCGGCTTTCTGCGGACGGCTCCCTGGGCCGCCTGGCTGAGGGCCTCCGCCTGGCTCGGTCCCAGGGCCCCGGAGCCTTTGGGTTCCCCCTGAGCCTGCCCTCCCCGGGAGAGATGGAGCAGGTGCGTCAGAAGCTGCTGCAGCTGCTCCGTGCCTACTCACCCAGTGCCCAGGTCAAGCGGCTCCTGCAGGCTTGCAAGCTGCTCTACACAGCCCTGAGGACCCAGGCCG GGGAGGGTGCAGGGGCAGATGCGTTCCTCCCGCTGCTGAGCCTCGTCCTGGCCCAGTGCGACCTTCCCGAGCTGCTGCTGGAGGCTGAGTACATGTCAGAGCTTCTGGAGCCCACCCTGCTCACCGGAGAGG GTGGTTACTACCTGACCAGCCTCTCGGCCAGCCTGGCCCTGCTGAGTGGCCTGGACCAGGCCCACATGCTCCCCCTGAGCCCCTCCCAGGAGCTACAACGTTCCCTCAACCTCTGGGAGCAGCGCCGCCTGCCTGCCACCCACAGCTTCCAG CACCTCCTCCGAGTGGCCTATCAGGACCCCAGCAGCGGCTGTACCTCCAAGACCCTGGCCGTGCCCCCAGGGGCCTCAGTTGCCACCCTGAACCAGCTCTGTGCCACGAAGTTCCGAGTGACCCAGCCTGACACATTTGGCCTCTTCCTGTACAGGGAACAGGGCTACCACCGCTTGTCTCCTGGAGCCCTGGTCCACAGGCTTCCCACAACCGGCTACCTCGTCTATCGCAAGGCCGAGTGGCCCGACACCCATGGGGCCGCACCTGGGGCTGCAACAGAGAGGGACAGTGGGGAgctggaggcagggggcagggaggaggaggaagggggccgGGGAGATGGGATCATCGAGGTCAAGGCCGGTCCTGGGGACAGCAGGGGAGAGTCTGAGACAACTGGTGAGAGGGTGCAGGGAAGCGTGGGCCAGGCCAGGGGGGGCCCTGCCCCACCGGGGGGACCAGAGGCTGAGGGAAGCAGAGCGGCAGAGGAGTAG
- the BRMS1 gene encoding breast cancer metastasis-suppressor 1 isoform X2, with the protein MPVQPPGKDTEEMEAEGDSAAEMNGEEEESEEERSGSQTESEEESSEMDDEDYERRRGECVNEMLDLEKQFSELKEKLFRERLSQLRVRLEEVGAERAPEYTEPLGGLQRSLKIRIQVAGIYKGFCLDVIRNKYECELQGAKQHLEGELQERIQRLEEDRQSLDISSEWWDDRLHAGSSAKTWDSLPPSKRKKAPLVSGPYIVYMLQEIDILEDWTAIKKARAAVSPQKRKADGP; encoded by the exons ATGCCCGTGCAGCCTCCAGGCAAAGACACGGAAGAGATGGAAGCAGAGGGTGATTCAGCCGCTGAGAtgaatggggaggaggaagagagcgaGGAGGAACGGAGTGGCAGCCAGACTGAGTCAGAGGAGGAGAGCTCAG AGATGGACGACGAGGACTACGAGCGGCGTCGCGGCGAGTGCGTCAACGAGATGCTGGACCTGGAGAAGCAGTTCTCAGAGCTAAAGGAGAA GTTGTTCAGGGAACGGCTGAGTCAGCTGAGGGTGCGGCTGGAGGAAGTGGGGGCTGAGAGAGCGCCTGAATACACAGAGCCTCTGGGGGGGCTGCAGCGGAGCCTCAAGATCCGCATTCAGGTGGCAG GGATCTACAAGGGCTTCTGCCTGGATGTGATCCGGAATAAGTACGAGTGTGAGCTGCAGGGAGCCAAGCAGCACCTGGAG GGGGAGCTGCAGGAGCGGatccagaggctggaagaggaCCGCCAGAGCCTGGACATCAGCTCTG AGTGGTGGGATGACAGACTCCATGCCGGAAGCAGCGCAaagacttgggattctctgccgcCCAGCAAGAGGAAGAAGGCGCCTCTCGTTTCTG GTCCTTACATCGTGTACATGCTGCAGGAGATTGACATCCTGGAGGACTGGACGGCTATCAAAAAG GCTAGGGCGGCTGTGTCCCCTCAGAAGAGAAAAGCAGATG GACCTTGA
- the B4GAT1 gene encoding beta-1,4-glucuronyltransferase 1, translating into MQMSYAIRCAFYQLLLAALMLVAMLQLLYLSLLSGLHGQEEQDQYFEFFPPSPRSVDQVKAQLRTALASGGVLDASGDYRVYRGLLKTTMDPNDVILATHASVDNLLHLSGLLERWEGPLSVSVFAATKEEAQLATVLTYALSSHCPDMRARVAMHLVCPSRYEAAVPDPREPGEFALLRSCQEVFDKLARVAQPGINYALGTNVSYPNNLLRNLAREGANYALVIDVDMVPSEGLWRGLREMLDQSKQWAGTALVVPAFEIRRARRMPTNKNELLQLYQVGEVRPFYYGLCTPCQAPTNYSRWVNLPEETLLRPAYVVPWQDPWEPFYVAGGKVPTFDERFRQYGFNRISQACELHVAGFDFEVLNEGFLVHKGFKEALKFHPQKEAENQHNKILYRQFKQELKAKYPDSPRHC; encoded by the exons ATGCAGATGTCCTACGCCATCCGGTGCGCCTTCTACCAGCTGCTTCTGGCCGCGCTAATGCTGGTGGCGATGCTGCAGCTGCTCTACCTGTCGCTGCTGTCCGGGCTGCACGGGCAGGAGGAGCAAGACCAGTATTTCGAGTTCTTTCCCCCGTCCCCGCGGTCCGTGGACCAGGTCAAGGCGCAGCTCCGTACCGCTCTGGCCTCTGGAGGCGTCCTGGACGCCAGTGGCGACTACCGAGTCTACAGGGGCCTCCTGAAGACCACCATGGACCCCAATGATGTGATCCTGGCCACGCATGCCAGCGTAGACAACCTGCTGCACCTGTCGGGCCTGTTGGAGCGCTGGGAGGGCCCGCTGTCCGTGTCGGTGTTCGCGGCCACCAAGGAGGAGGCGCAGCTAGCCACGGTGCTGACCTACGCGCTGAGCAGCCACTGCCCTGATATGCGCGCCAGGGTGGCCATGCACCTTGTGTGCCCCTCGCGCTATGAGGCCGCTGTGCCCGATCCCCGGGAACCGGGGGAGTTTGCCCTGCTGCGGTCCTGCCAGGAGGTCTTTGACAAGCTAGCCAGGGTGGCCCAGCCCGGGATCAACTATGCGCTGGGCACCAATGTCTCCTACCCCAATAATCTGCTGAGGAATCTGGCCCGTGAGGGGGCCAACTATGCCCTGGTAATCGACGTGGACATGGTGCCCAGCGAGGGGCTATGGAGAGGACTGAGGGAAATGTTGGATCAGAGCAAGCAGTGGGCGGGCACAGCGCTGGTGGTGCCCGCCTTTGAGATCCGCCGAGCACGCCGCATGCCCACGAACAAGAACGAGCTGTTGCAGCTCTATCAAGTAGGCGAGGTGCGGCCCTTCTATTATGGGCTGTGCACGCCCTGCCAGGCGCCCACCAACTACTCCCGCTGGGTCAACCTGCCAGAAGAGACCTTGCTGAGGCCTGCCTATGTGGTTCCCTGGCAGGACCCCTGGGAACCATTCTACGTGGCCGGAGGCAAGGTGCCCACTTTCGACGAGCGCTTTCGGCAGTACGGCTTCAATCGCATCAGCCAG GCCTGTGAGCTGCACGTGGCAGGATTTGATTTCGAGGTGCTGAACGAAGGTTTCCTGGTTCATAAGGGCTTCAAGGAAGCTCTGAAGTTCCATCCCCAAAAGGAGGCCGAAAATCAGCACAATAAGATCCTTTACCGCCAGTTCAAACAGGAGTTGAAGGCCAAGTACCCCGACTCCCCTCGTCACTGCTGA